Proteins co-encoded in one Juglans regia cultivar Chandler chromosome 16, Walnut 2.0, whole genome shotgun sequence genomic window:
- the LOC118344888 gene encoding heat shock 70 kDa protein 4-like, with protein MADDRRMLRPAIGIDLGTTYSCVAVWQHDRVETIVNDQGNRTTPSCVAFMTDMQQYFIGDAAKNQIAMNPTNSVFDGMEPKRSRNPDQSVAYGAAVQAAIMAGTRNERVQDIVLVDVIPLSLGVESNDGIMSVVIPRNTAIPTKMERNYTTVEDNQTSILFCVYGGERTRAADNYLLGKFTLSGVPAAPRGKITVVVSFHIDINGILKVSAREKTSGVSERITITNDMRARVTEKEIINRMIKDAEIFKAEDDKYKEKAKAKGILEGYAYEMKNALEDENIRSKLEPAFKKQIEDAILHLTRWLDYVQLVEADENLIKKNLKEIKQYYDPFIAKIKQNFDNDANGILEVSSREKTSGVSDRITITNDMRARVTAEEINRMIQDAEIFNAEDEKYKEKAKAEGILEGYASEMKNAVEDGKIRSKLEPAFEKQIEDAILHLTRWLDYVQLSEADENLIKKNLKEIKQYYDPFIAKIKQHK; from the exons ATGGCCGACGACAGAAGGATGTTGCGTCCGGCGATAGGGATAGACCTGGGGACGACGTACTCCTGCGTTGCTGTGTGGCAACATGATAGAGTAGAGACAATAGTTAATGATCAGGGGAATAGAACGACTCCATCGTGTGTCGCATTCATGACTGATATGCAGCAGTACTTCATCGGTGATGCCGCCAAGAACCAGATCGCCATGAACCCCACCAACTCCGTCTTTG acGGCATGGAGCCTAAAAGGAGCCGGAACCCGGATCAATCAGTGGCTTATGGAGCCGCTGTCCAAGCTGCAATCATGGCTGGTACGAGGAATGAGAGAGTTCAAGACATTGTGCTTGTAGATGTCATTCCTCTATCCCTTGGGGTGGAGTCCAACGATGGTATAATGTCTGTTGTGATTCCAAGAAATACCGCCATTCCCACCAAAATGGAACGAAACTACACAACGGTCGAGGACAACCAAACTAGTATTTTGTTCTGTGTTTACGGGGGAGAAAGAACAAGAGCTGCGGATAATTATTTGTTGGGAAAATTTACGCTTTCTGGCGTTCCTGCTGCACCTAGGGGTAAGATTACGGTTGTTGTCTCCTTTCATATTGACATCAATGGCATCTTGAAGGTTTCTGCTAGGGAGAAAACCTCCGGCGTGAGCGAAAGGATCACTATCACCAACGACATGAGGGCGAGAGTGACCGAGAAAGAGATCATTAATAGGATGATCAAGGATGCAGAGATTTTCAAGGCTGAAGATGATAAATACAAAGAGAAAGCCAAGGCTAAGGGAATTTTAGAGGGCTATGCCTACGAGATGAAAAATGCTTTGGAGGATGAAAATATTCGTTCCAAGCTTGAGCCTGCATTTAAGAAGCAGATTGAAGATGCCATTCTCCATTTGACTCGGTGGTTAGACTACGTTCAGCTTGTGGAGGCAGACGAAAACTTGATCAAAAAGAATCTGAAAGAGATTAAACAATACTACGATCCCTTCATTGCAAAGATCAAACAAAACTTTGATAACGACGCCAATGGCATCTTGGAGGTTTCTTCTCGGGAGAAAACCTCGGGCGTGAGCGACAGGATCACTATCACCAACGATATGAGGGCGAGAGTGACCGCGGAAGAGATTAATAGGATGATTCAGGATGCAGAGATTTTCAATGCTGAAGATGAAAAATACAAAGAGAAAGCCAAGGCTGAGGGAATTTTGGAGGGCTATGCCTCCGAGATGAAAAATGCTGTGGAGGATGGAAAGATTCGTTCCAAGCTTGAGCCTGCATTTGAGAAGCAGATTGAAGATGCGATTCTCCATTTGACTCGGTGGTTAGACTACGTTCAGCTTTCGGAGGCAGACGAAAACTTGATCAAGAAAAATCTGAAAGAGATTAAACAATACTACGATCCCTTCATTGCAAAGATCAAACAACATAAATAA
- the LOC118344779 gene encoding uncharacterized protein LOC118344779 has protein sequence MEESQEVLSQRLSLSEQEKEEIIVEEVLLEETKQRGEHSLLVSLLMDKHYNHEVFKQNLRRIWRPVKKIWFKELGSKLLLVEFEDQREKARVQREGPWPFDRNLVLMQNFEGDILANKIKIVKVVFWIRLYELPLGAMNEKVVRMIGDCIGTVEEINIEKDEVAWGQFIRMRVSLDVTKPLMCGKCINLSAHGVCWVRFTYERLRTLGLCKMPAGPHNPHNPIGLNPLMSG, from the coding sequence ATGGAAGAGTCTCAAGAAGTACTAAGTCAAAGGCTGTCATTGTCGGAACAAGAGAAGGAGGAAATCATTGTGGAAGAGGTGCTGTTAGAAGAAACTAAACAAAGGGGAGAACATTCTTTGCTGGTATCTCTACTCATGGATAAGCACTACAATCATGAGGTTTTCAAGCAAAACTTGAGGAGAATCTGGCGACCTGTAAAGAAGATTTGGTTTAAGGAATTGGGATCTAAACTGCTACTGGTGGAATTCGAAGATCAAAGGGAGAAAGCCAGAGTGCAACGTGAAGGACCATGGCCTTTTGATAGGAATCTGGTATTGATGCAAAATTTTGAAGGAGATATACTGGCCAACAAAATAAAGATAGTAAAGGTAGTTTTCTGGATCAGACTATATGAACTTCCTTTGGGTGCAATGAATGAGAAGGTGGTGAGAATGATTGGTGATTGTATTGGTACAGTAGAGGAGATTAATATAGAGAAGGATGAAGTAGCATGGGGGCAGTTCATTAGAATGAGGGTCAGTTTGGATGTCACTAAACCTTTGATGTGTGGCAAATGCATAAACCTGTCTGCTCATGGAGTCTGTTGGGTTCGATTCACCTATGAAAGATTACGAACATTAGGCCTGTGCAAAATGCCTGCTGGGCCGCACAATCCACACAACCCGATTGGGTTGAACCCGTTAATGTCGGGTTGA